One genomic segment of Thermosipho africanus Ob7 includes these proteins:
- a CDS encoding UDP-N-acetylmuramoyl-L-alanyl-D-glutamate--2,6-diaminopimelate ligase, giving the protein MKIKDILRELNSLILKVNCDEELEFNYISSNSKDIQENTLFICRKGTSFDSHNIVDDLYKEGANVFVVEREIRKYPYIQVVDSRIAESIIASMFYNKPYEKLITFGVTGTNGKTTSVHLFHHIMHNFGIKGSISGTVVNDIMGDKFYHPNTTPSAIEIMRNMHKTLENGGKYYGMEVSSHALSQYRVESIRYDIVGITNITRDHLDFHETFENYKKAKFHILNLLKPNGIAVVNHELLQEVKNKNKNIKLVSFGVDSSSDYVIHEITTNWSGTFFKLDTPYGEKKVASQLIGEYNAFNITLVVAALAEIGYDIDEVIASVATFRGVDGRFEIIPEAKKLGIEIVVDFAHTPDALEKVILSLRKLTKGRLITVFGAGGQSDIGKRPMMGEVVSKYSDITIITTDDPRGEDPLKIIKDVEAGLVPGSLSLSIEDRKEAIDTAITLANRGDVILIAGRGHEPYQVFDENHKVPFKDRDVAIDIIFQKINKGEKTFK; this is encoded by the coding sequence TTGAAAATCAAGGATATTTTAAGAGAATTAAATTCTTTAATTCTTAAGGTAAACTGCGATGAAGAGCTCGAATTTAATTATATCTCTTCAAACTCAAAAGATATTCAAGAAAACACCCTTTTTATTTGCAGAAAAGGGACTAGTTTTGATTCGCACAATATTGTAGATGACCTCTACAAAGAAGGTGCAAACGTTTTTGTTGTAGAAAGAGAAATAAGAAAATATCCTTACATACAAGTTGTTGATTCAAGAATTGCTGAATCAATAATTGCAAGTATGTTTTACAACAAACCATACGAAAAACTTATCACATTTGGTGTTACGGGAACCAATGGAAAAACAACTTCAGTGCATTTGTTCCATCACATCATGCACAACTTTGGAATAAAGGGAAGTATAAGTGGTACAGTGGTAAATGATATAATGGGTGATAAATTTTACCATCCAAACACAACGCCAAGTGCTATTGAAATAATGAGAAATATGCATAAAACCCTTGAAAATGGTGGAAAATACTATGGAATGGAAGTTTCATCCCATGCTCTTTCACAGTATAGAGTGGAAAGCATACGCTACGATATTGTAGGTATAACAAACATAACAAGGGATCATCTTGATTTTCATGAAACTTTTGAAAACTACAAAAAGGCCAAATTTCATATCTTAAACCTTTTAAAACCAAATGGAATTGCAGTGGTAAATCATGAGCTTTTGCAAGAAGTTAAAAACAAAAACAAAAATATAAAACTTGTTAGCTTTGGAGTAGACAGTTCATCAGATTACGTTATACATGAAATTACAACCAATTGGTCTGGTACATTCTTCAAGTTAGACACTCCATACGGTGAAAAGAAAGTCGCATCACAATTAATTGGAGAGTACAATGCATTTAATATTACATTGGTAGTAGCTGCTCTTGCTGAAATAGGCTACGATATAGATGAGGTAATTGCATCTGTTGCAACATTCCGTGGAGTTGACGGTAGATTTGAAATCATACCTGAGGCAAAGAAACTTGGAATAGAAATAGTTGTTGATTTTGCCCATACTCCCGATGCACTTGAAAAGGTAATACTCTCGCTTAGAAAACTTACAAAAGGAAGACTTATTACCGTCTTTGGAGCGGGGGGGCAATCTGATATAGGGAAAAGGCCAATGATGGGAGAAGTAGTATCAAAATACTCAGATATAACCATTATTACAACTGATGATCCAAGGGGTGAAGATCCTTTAAAGATAATTAAAGATGTTGAGGCTGGTCTTGTTCCAGGAAGTTTAAGCCTTTCCATTGAAGACAGAAAAGAAGCTATTGATACTGCTATCACACTTGCAAACAGAGGAGATGTAATATTAATTGCAGGAAGAGGGCATGAACCATATCAAGTATTTGATGAAAATCACAAAGTACCATTTAAAGATAGGGATGTTGCAATAGATATTATCTTTCAAAAAATAAATAAAGGGGAAAAGACATTCAAATGA
- a CDS encoding PHP domain-containing protein: MLVDFHMHSTASDGTFNPNELVTLVKERKIECFSLTDHDTIDGVKQIKEKNFIPGVEISIEHPTTLHILGYGFDINNEKFNKVLDQLKQYRYERNVKMVEKANALGFDITLEELLEEANGTLIGRPHFASLLLKKGYVKDRKEAFEKYLKRGMPLYEDKKRLDLENAIEIITQAGGIAVFAHPYQTSEDEDEIEKLLKKMVDLGLKGIEVYYSKHTKGMIETYEKLAKKYNLVKTAGSDFHGQNTPDIELGIEVRRENIKEFLSLF, translated from the coding sequence TTGCTAGTAGACTTTCACATGCACTCAACAGCATCAGATGGAACGTTTAATCCAAATGAGCTTGTAACACTAGTAAAAGAAAGAAAAATTGAATGTTTCTCACTAACTGACCATGATACTATAGATGGAGTAAAACAAATCAAAGAAAAAAACTTTATCCCAGGTGTTGAGATAAGTATTGAGCATCCTACAACTCTTCATATTCTAGGTTATGGTTTTGATATAAATAACGAAAAATTTAATAAAGTTCTTGATCAATTAAAACAATACAGATACGAAAGAAACGTAAAGATGGTTGAAAAGGCTAATGCACTTGGATTTGATATAACTCTTGAAGAGTTATTAGAAGAGGCAAACGGTACCCTAATTGGACGTCCACACTTTGCCTCGCTTTTATTGAAAAAAGGATACGTTAAAGATAGAAAAGAGGCATTTGAAAAATACCTCAAACGAGGAATGCCGCTGTATGAAGATAAAAAAAGGTTAGACCTTGAAAATGCAATTGAAATAATTACTCAGGCAGGTGGAATTGCTGTATTTGCACACCCATATCAAACAAGTGAAGATGAAGATGAAATTGAAAAGCTACTTAAAAAAATGGTTGATTTAGGACTAAAAGGTATAGAAGTATATTATTCAAAGCATACAAAAGGTATGATCGAAACATATGAAAAACTAGCTAAAAAGTACAACCTTGTAAAAACGGCAGGTTCAGATTTCCACGGTCAAAATACACCGGATATAGAACTTGGAATAGAAGTGAGAAGAGAAAATATAAAAGAATTTTTATCACTTTTTTAA
- a CDS encoding mannose-1-phosphate guanylyltransferase encodes MKNYALIMAGGKGERFWPYSTDEKPKQFLNLFNEKTMIQLTVERLKSIIPIENTFVVTGQIYVDLVKEQLPTLPEENIIIEPAGRNTAPCIALSAFYIKEKLGDVNLAVLPADHLVEDVKNFQKALTNAFEFINKNKNAIVTLGIKPDRPETGYGYIKYQSKDNLNINESVLKVERFVEKPSLEVAKKYLSEGNYLWNAGIFVWNTGTILENTKKFLPNTYNILEEIFKYSGKEYLKILGELYPKVDKISVDYGIMEHAKDIYVIPSEFGWDDVGSWTSVERHSKKDENGNVINENTYYFDSKANIVKSKKITILNDVENLVVIETDDYLIISSKESIQKIREIKNKISKK; translated from the coding sequence ATGAAAAACTACGCCCTTATAATGGCAGGAGGAAAAGGAGAAAGATTTTGGCCGTATTCAACCGATGAAAAACCTAAGCAATTTTTAAATCTTTTCAATGAAAAAACCATGATCCAGTTAACAGTTGAAAGGCTCAAAAGTATCATACCAATTGAAAATACCTTTGTTGTCACAGGACAAATCTATGTTGATTTGGTAAAAGAGCAGCTTCCAACTCTTCCTGAGGAAAATATTATAATCGAGCCTGCTGGAAGAAATACAGCACCATGTATTGCACTGTCTGCATTTTATATAAAAGAAAAACTTGGCGATGTAAATCTTGCAGTTCTTCCCGCAGATCACCTTGTAGAAGATGTAAAAAACTTTCAAAAAGCACTAACCAATGCTTTTGAATTTATAAACAAAAATAAAAACGCTATAGTAACACTTGGTATAAAACCAGATAGACCAGAAACAGGTTATGGCTATATTAAATATCAAAGCAAAGACAATTTAAACATAAACGAATCTGTATTAAAAGTTGAACGATTTGTTGAAAAGCCAAGCCTTGAGGTTGCAAAAAAATACTTAAGTGAGGGAAATTACCTTTGGAACGCAGGAATATTTGTCTGGAATACAGGGACTATCCTTGAAAACACAAAAAAGTTTCTTCCAAATACGTATAACATCTTAGAAGAAATTTTTAAATATTCCGGAAAAGAATATTTGAAAATACTTGGGGAGTTATACCCAAAGGTAGACAAAATTTCCGTTGACTATGGAATAATGGAACATGCAAAAGATATATATGTCATTCCATCTGAATTTGGATGGGACGATGTAGGAAGCTGGACTTCCGTTGAAAGACACAGCAAAAAGGATGAAAACGGAAATGTTATAAACGAAAACACATACTATTTTGATTCAAAAGCAAATATTGTAAAAAGCAAAAAGATAACAATTTTAAACGATGTTGAAAACCTAGTCGTTATAGAAACAGACGATTACCTTATAATCTCAAGTAAAGAAAGTATTCAAAAAATAAGAGAAATAAAAAACAAAATAAGTAAAAAGTAG
- a CDS encoding sigma factor, with translation MDIYKTYKDDVKNIAGRYYKAYKYKILSFEDLEQTIWYILMCALSKFDGRGDQRNFVLHFIKQKLISILKNNRRPPYCTDSPFTCLCFDYFSADDENSKYYKEIHGEYE, from the coding sequence TTGGATATATACAAAACATACAAAGATGATGTCAAAAATATAGCTGGAAGGTATTACAAGGCATATAAATACAAAATTTTATCTTTTGAAGATTTAGAGCAAACCATATGGTATATATTAATGTGCGCGCTTTCAAAATTTGATGGTCGCGGAGATCAAAGAAATTTTGTATTGCACTTTATAAAACAAAAGCTCATATCAATCCTGAAAAATAATCGAAGACCACCGTATTGTACAGATAGTCCATTTACATGTCTATGCTTTGACTACTTTTCTGCAGATGATGAAAATTCAAAATACTATAAAGAAATCCACGGAGAGTATGAATGA
- a CDS encoding DUF2922 family protein, which produces MKRLTLVFRNQEEGKAFRVNVQNPVENIDTAALQTDAQVLIDNGLVPEGYVFDEARVLESNTNVLIDILK; this is translated from the coding sequence ATGAAAAGACTTACACTTGTTTTTAGAAATCAAGAAGAAGGTAAAGCGTTCAGAGTAAATGTTCAAAATCCTGTTGAAAATATAGATACAGCTGCGCTTCAAACAGACGCACAAGTTTTAATAGACAACGGTCTTGTCCCAGAAGGTTATGTTTTTGACGAGGCAAGAGTTCTTGAATCAAACACAAATGTTTTAATAGACATATTAAAGTAA
- a CDS encoding DUF1659 domain-containing protein: MKKLSIKWNVGTDENGEPILKTQSLNVQDSVDAQKALSIAQTIEKYTNYSLYSAQLVTYTPVM, encoded by the coding sequence ATGAAAAAACTATCTATAAAATGGAATGTTGGAACTGATGAAAATGGCGAGCCTATACTAAAAACACAGTCATTAAATGTTCAAGACAGTGTCGATGCTCAAAAAGCTCTTTCAATCGCTCAAACAATAGAAAAGTACACAAATTATTCACTTTATTCAGCACAATTAGTTACATATACACCAGTAATGTAA
- a CDS encoding zinc ribbon domain-containing protein, whose product MYQGWKECPRCGIEVKNNEDYCPECGWVFYNKRCPRCGKYMPDYAKVCFDCGWYFYWEREIGEDDEDYYEYDSYEYYEEDNEPVEDYPDMLEFWNSELGTDFEDENELGQYLDDLGY is encoded by the coding sequence GTGTACCAAGGCTGGAAAGAATGTCCTAGGTGTGGAATCGAAGTTAAAAATAATGAGGACTATTGTCCAGAATGTGGATGGGTTTTTTATAATAAAAGGTGTCCAAGGTGCGGAAAATATATGCCAGATTATGCTAAGGTATGCTTTGATTGTGGTTGGTATTTTTATTGGGAAAGGGAAATTGGAGAAGATGATGAAGATTACTATGAATACGATAGCTATGAATATTATGAAGAGGATAATGAACCAGTGGAAGATTATCCAGATATGTTAGAATTTTGGAACTCAGAACTTGGAACAGATTTCGAAGATGAAAATGAACTTGGACAATATTTAGATGATTTAGGGTATTAA
- a CDS encoding RNase H family protein gives MRIYVDGSYYDDLRIAGFSFCVVEDEEIKFTYKDAMEIKRGNSIIAELLGVIKALEYCNNLGVKEVTIIHDYNEIPMLASSYRNTKNPYINSYARKLRQFCQNLQVSFVKVKAHKNDRFNNYVDEMSRKSVEEYLIKKLKKSKYYKR, from the coding sequence ATGCGAATATACGTAGATGGATCCTATTACGATGATTTAAGAATAGCAGGTTTTTCATTTTGCGTAGTTGAAGATGAAGAAATAAAGTTTACGTATAAAGATGCAATGGAAATAAAGAGGGGAAATTCCATTATTGCAGAGTTATTGGGGGTTATTAAAGCATTGGAGTATTGTAATAACCTTGGAGTAAAAGAGGTTACTATAATACATGATTATAACGAAATTCCAATGCTTGCATCTTCGTATAGAAATACAAAAAATCCGTATATTAATTCGTATGCAAGAAAGCTGAGACAGTTTTGTCAAAACTTGCAAGTAAGCTTTGTAAAGGTAAAGGCTCATAAAAATGATAGATTTAACAACTATGTTGATGAAATGTCTAGAAAAAGTGTGGAAGAGTATTTGATAAAAAAGTTGAAGAAAAGTAAGTATTATAAAAGATAA
- a CDS encoding sugar transferase has protein sequence MSISRALFTIDFVSFFIVSFLTTNSVLFSIFSSFFLVISLFAFRVYENIEVKNDHFLRIIVAYFFGIAIILIFNLPFNFHISKFFFISSFLMSITLLPIIHFVLYKFALVKTPVKKYLVIGRKEEFYDILKEIEEKSKGKIKFVDFINPSPAVLKEKVKTADRVLVCDLELEEYVKDDLEILSNTYKVEYLPNLVEKVLKRIPIKVVEKFEEYYKISFRNVSESPAKRLLDIFGSIIGLIVFSPFMLIAAIAILIEDGRPVVFKQERVGKNERLFEFIKLRSLKNTRIDKNSPNKDIEKRALKIGKIIRKTRIDESLQFLLVLKGKMSLVGPRPEMIEYHEMMKGNIPYYTYRLLLKPGLTGWAQLNYKHSSTLEEYKKKTEYDLYYIKNRNIFLDLQIILQTLEAIFWKRGAR, from the coding sequence GTGAGTATTTCTCGAGCTTTGTTTACTATAGATTTTGTTAGTTTTTTTATAGTTTCATTTTTAACTACAAACTCAGTGTTATTTTCAATATTTTCTTCTTTTTTTCTAGTAATTTCTTTATTTGCATTTAGGGTATATGAAAATATAGAAGTAAAAAACGACCATTTTTTAAGAATAATAGTTGCATACTTTTTTGGTATTGCTATTATTTTGATATTTAACCTTCCTTTTAATTTTCATATCTCAAAATTCTTCTTTATTTCTTCGTTTCTTATGTCTATAACCTTACTTCCAATTATTCACTTTGTGCTTTACAAGTTTGCACTTGTAAAAACACCAGTGAAAAAATATCTTGTTATTGGTAGAAAAGAAGAATTTTATGATATTTTAAAAGAAATTGAAGAAAAATCAAAAGGTAAGATAAAATTTGTTGATTTTATTAACCCATCTCCTGCTGTGCTTAAGGAAAAGGTAAAAACAGCTGATAGGGTTCTTGTGTGTGATTTAGAACTTGAAGAGTATGTAAAGGATGATCTAGAAATTTTGAGTAATACCTATAAAGTGGAGTATTTGCCGAATTTAGTTGAAAAAGTATTAAAGAGAATACCTATTAAAGTGGTTGAAAAATTTGAAGAGTATTATAAAATATCTTTTAGGAATGTAAGTGAATCACCTGCAAAGAGATTGTTAGATATTTTTGGTTCTATTATAGGGTTAATAGTCTTTTCTCCTTTTATGTTAATAGCTGCTATAGCTATACTTATTGAAGATGGTAGACCTGTTGTGTTTAAGCAAGAAAGAGTCGGTAAAAATGAAAGATTATTTGAATTTATAAAGTTGAGATCCTTAAAAAATACAAGAATTGATAAAAATTCACCAAATAAGGATATAGAGAAAAGAGCTTTGAAAATAGGAAAAATAATTAGAAAAACAAGAATAGATGAGTCACTTCAATTCTTGTTAGTATTAAAAGGCAAAATGAGCCTTGTTGGCCCAAGACCGGAAATGATTGAATATCATGAAATGATGAAAGGAAATATTCCATATTATACATACAGACTTTTACTTAAACCAGGACTTACAGGATGGGCTCAGCTTAATTATAAGCATTCTTCAACTTTAGAGGAGTACAAGAAAAAAACGGAGTATGATTTATATTATATAAAAAATAGAAATATTTTTCTTGATTTACAGATTATTTTGCAAACACTTGAAGCTATTTTTTGGAAAAGAGGGGCAAGATAA